A segment of the Luteitalea sp. genome:
GTATCCATTGAGATCGAGCGAGGCGCGTACGTCGCCATCATGGGGCCTTCCGGGTCGGGCAAGTCGACCCTCATGAACCTGATTGGTTGCCTCGACACGCCGTCGCGGGGGACCTACCTCCTGAACACCAAGGAGGTCAGCCAGATGGACGACGACGAGCTCGCACGAATCCGTAACGAGGAGATTGGATTCGTGTTCCAAACGTTCAATCTCTTGCCGCGTGCGACGGCCCTTCACAATGTGGAGCTCCCGCTCGTCTACGCGGGCGTGGGCTCTCCAGACCGTATCCAGCGCGCCACCGCTGCCCTCGAGCGTGTCGAGCTCGCCGACCGCATGGGACACCGGCCAAACGAGCTCTCCGGCGGCCAGCGTCAACGTGTCGCGGTCGCGCGTGCGCTCGTCAACAATCCGTCGATCCTCCTCGCCGACGAGCCGACCGGCAACCTCGATACGAAGACCGGCGACGAGATCATGGCCTTGTTCGATCGCCTCCACAAGCAAGGCCACACCATCATCCTGGTCACCCACGAGCCCGACATCGCCGCGAACGCGCAGCGTGTCATCAACCTTCGCGACGGCCACATCGAGAAGGACGCCCGCAAGGCAAAGAGGGCGCCTTCCCGGCCGCGTGGCCCGAAAACTGCCGTCGACACCGCCAGTAATCAGTAATTGGAACCGGGTACCTTTCGCTCGGGGCCCCGCGCTATGCCCCTGGGAGCGGTGAAAGCTGGTCGCCCAGGATCAGTCGCCGCTTGCCCTGTTCGAGATCGAGCAGGTACTGCTTTCGCCACAGCCCGCCGCCATATCCACCTAGCTTGCCATCTGCGTTGACGACGCGATGACAGGGAATCACGATGGACACACGGTTGAGACCATTGGCATGGCCAACCGCACGAGATGCGCCTGGGCTGTCGAGCTCGCGGGCGATCTGGTTGTACGAGCGCATCTCCCCGTAGGGAATGCGCCGTAGCGTGTCCCACACACGCCGCTGGAACTCGGTGCCGGGGGAGTCCAACGGAAGTGTGAACTCGGTCAGTGTTCCCGCGAAATAGCAGCCAAGCTCGTCGCTCAGCTGGTCGAGTAACGCGTGCTCTCCGTGCACCAGACGACACTGAAAGCGTTGTCGAAGGCTCGCGACTTGGGTTGCAAGGCGCCGAGGATTGCTGAACTCGAGCAAGCAAAGTCCACGTGTGGAAGCACCTGCAACGAGCAGGCCCAGTGGGCTCTCCACCCAGGACATGACGATGCATTCATCGCCACGAGTCGGCGCGGACGGGGCGCCGAGCAACCGTGCAAACGCGTCGCGGAAACCGGGCTCCATGTCGCTCACGGATTGAAGGGTTGAGGTCATGATGTTCTGTCTTTGTGCACCGGACCACTTAGATTGCCGCCCAGTGATCCTGCGCCACCTCGCGCAGATTGGTATCCGGATCGAATGTTGTCTGATCGAATCTTACCCGAGTGCCGCGCTGGCCGGGATCCGACCCCAGCGCTGCCGACAGCAAGGCGCGGGTGTAGGGATGCTGCGGCGTCTCGAAGAGGCTGGCCGACGATGCGAGCTCCACGATACGTCCACGGTACATGACGGCGACGCGTGCGCAAAAATGCTCGACCAGGCGCAGGTCATGCGTAATGAAGAGATACGTCAAACGTAGCCGTCGCTGAAGATCGGCGAGAAGCTGGACGATCTGCGCTTGGACGGGAGCATCGAGCGAGGATACTGGTTCGTCGCACACGATGAACGACGGATTGAGCGCGAGCGCGCGCGCCAGACCAATACGTTGACGTTGACCACCGCTCAGCTCGTGCGGGTAGCGCCGGGTCATGGAAGCGTCGAGGTCCACCTGCTCGAACAGCTCAGTGACGCGTGTCTGGCGCTCCAATCGCGACCCAAGCGCGTGAATGATCAACGGCTCCTCGACGATGGGCCCGACCCGCATCCGTGGATTGAGCGACGAGTAAGGATCCTGGAAGACCATCTGCATCTCACGGCGAGCGCGGCGCAAGCGCTGACGTGAAAAGGCGAGCACGTTCTCGCCGCGGAACCGGACCTCGCCGTCGGTCGGCTCCACGAGCCGCAAGAGGCAGCGTCCCGTCGTGCTCTTCCCGCTGCCCGATTCGCCGACCAAGGCCAGCGCCTCCCCTTCATCGATGGCAAAGCTCACCCGATCGACGACCCGCACATCGTCTGAGCGCCGAAAGAGACTTTGGCCTCGAGGATATGTCTTGACGAGACCGCATACCTCGATCAGCGGGCAAAGAGAGCCGTTGCCTTCTGGCCCTCGATCGCCTGCCGCCTTCACCTCGCCAATATTGTCCGCGCCCTCCACGGATGTCACCTTGTCACCCTGTCACCCCGTCACCCGCCCGCCCAGTCGCCCAGCGCGCATCAAATCGACCGTATAAGGGTGCTGTGGCGCCTCGAACAACGTCCGCACGGGTGCCTCCTCGATGATGCGTCCAGCTTGCATCACGGCGACACGATCGGCCGTGTGCGCAACCACATCGGGGTCATGCGAGATCAAGAGCAGCGCGAGGCCATGCTTCTTTCTCAGCTGTGCGAGCAGGTCGAGAATCTCCGCCTGAATCGTGACGTCCAGCGCAGTCGTCGGCTCGTCGGCAATGAGCAGCACGGGCCGACAGGCCAGCGCGAGGGCAATGAGCGCACGCTGGCGCAGGCCTCCCGAGAGTTGATGGGCGTATTGGTCCAGGCGCCGCGCCGGGTCGTCCACCGCGGCTTCGGTAAGCAGCTCGACCGCACGCGTTCGCGGATCGGGCACGGTCATGCCGTGCACGCGCAAGGTTTCTTCTATGTGCCGCCCGATTGTCAGCACCGGGTTGAGCGCGCTCATGGGCTCTTGGAAGATGAGCCCAATCCGTGCGCCACGCACCAGCTGCATCTCTGGCTCGGAGAGCGTGGTCAGCTCTCGCCCCTCGAAGCGAACGGAGCCGCCCAGGATTCGACCCGGCGGCGGCGTGAGCCGCAGGAGGGCCAGAGCGGTCATCGTCTTGCCGCACCCAGATTCGCCGACCAGCGCCAGCACTTCACCGCGCGCGATAGTCAAGCTCACTTCCGAGACGACGTGAACCCACCCGTTGGGGGAGGGAAAGCCGACCGTGAGCTGATCGATCTCGAGCAGAGACTGGCCGTCGCGTGTCATGGTCCGACGAAGCTGCGAGATGAGAGGGCGCCCTGACCCTGACCCCTTCAATCCGAAACCTGCTGATGTTCTCCAAACACCGAGCGGAGGGTGTCCGCGATCTCGCCGAGCGTGGCGCGTGCCTCGACCGCAGCGACGATCGGCGGCACCAGATTCGACACATCGCGTGCGGTGCGGGCGACATGTTCGAGCGCCAGGCGACAAGCGGCTTGATCTCGGCCGGCGCGTACAGCGCGCACACGCTCTATTTGCTTCCGCTCGATCGCTGCGTCGATGGCGAGCACCTCTGGGCGGACCGGTTCGCTCGCACAGAAGCGATTGACGCCTACGATCACCGTCTCTCCCTGCTCGATAGCCTGCTGCGCAGCGTAGGCCGACTCCTGAATCTCGCGCGACACGAGACCGGACTCAATGGCCGTGAGGGTGCCGCCGAGCCGATCGATACGATCGATGATCTCGCACACCTGCTGCTCGATCCCGTCCGTGAGCCGCTCGATGGTGTACGCACCGGCGACCGGATCGACCGTGTTCGCCACACCGCTTTCGTGGGCGACGATCTGCTGCGTGCGCAACGCGATCCGCGCGGATTCTTCGGTGGGAAGCGCCAATGCCTCGTCGCGCGCGTTGCAGTGGAGCGACTGCGTCCCCCCAAGCGCAGCCGCCAGCGCTTGAATCGTCACGCGGACGATATTGTTGTTCGATTGCTGCGCGGTGAGCGTGCTGCCCGCTGTTTGCGTGTGGAAGCGCAGTTGTTGGGCACGGGGGTTCGTGACGTCGAACCGCTCGCGCATCAGGCGGGCCCAGAGACGGCGTGCGGCGCGGAACTTGGCCACCTCTTCGAGAAAGTCGTTGTGACAGGCAAAGAAGAACGAGAGACGTTGACCGAGCGCGTCGATGTCGAGGCCCCGCGCGCGTGCGGCTTCGACGTACGCGATGGCGTTGGAGAAGGTGAACGCCAGCTCTTGAACGGCGGTCGCACCTGCCTCGCGAATGTGGTAGCCGCTGATGGAGATCGTGTTCCAGTTCGGCAGCTCGGCCTCGCAGTACTCGAAGATGTCGGTTACGATACGGAGTGAGGGCCGCGGTGGATAGATATAGGTGCCGCGGGCTGCGTACTCCTTCAAGATGTCGTTTTGTACGGTGCCGGAGAGCGCTCGCGGCGCGACACCCTGGCGCCTTGCCGTGGCGATTGAGAGCGCCAGCAAGATGATGGCGGTCGCGTTGATGGTCATCGACGTCGACACACGATCGAGCGGAATACCGGCAAAGAGCTCCGCCATGTCTTCGATCGAGTCGATTGCCACACCCGCGCGGCCCACCTCCCCCGCCGCAAGCGGATGATCGGAGTCGTAGCCCATCTGCGTGGGGAGATCGAAGGCGACGCTGAGGCCCGTGACGCCGTGCGAGAGGAGATAGCGATACCGTTGGTTGGATTCGCCCGCCGTGCCGAAGCCGGCGTACTGCCGCATCGTCCACAGACGACCGCGGTACATCGTGGGATGGATTCCACGCGTGAATGGGAACCGGCCCGGGTACCCTCCGTCGCGCGTATACTCCCACGGGCCAAGATCAGCTGGTGTATCCACAACGTTTGGCATTTCTCGAACTCTTGGCTCACAAGCTCGATGGTAGGGCGCGTCAGCCTCCCGCGCCGTCGGCCGCCTCGGCGAGGCGGCCCTACCTAAAACTGAGGGCGGTCCCCTATCTCCCAAGGTCCCCGTGTGCTGCACCAAGCACTATTGTAAACACGGTCGTTTCTTGACAGTGTTGAAGGCGACAGCTAGAATCGCAAATAAATCCCACACTGCTCGCCGCATAGCCATGAATCGCCCGCAAGCGCCCGATCGTCGATCTCCTGCCCTTCTCGAGATCGGTCGCGCCACGGGCTGCCGCCCGGCACCCAGCCCGGTGGTGGCGAGGAGATGAGTCGATGGACGATACCGTCAATCGCCTAGTCAAGGATCTCGCCGATGCCATCGCGGCGGCCGTTGCCGCGGATCCCGCAGTGGCAGCAGTTCAAGCCCGTGCGCGCGCAGCCGGGTTCGATATGCGGGTGTCCTTGGAAGCATCGGTGGGATTTGCCCGACTGAAGGGCAAGGCGGTCGCGAAGAGCTCGACCACCAAAGGGGTCACGCGGCATCAGGCCGAACTGGTCCTGAGCGCCAACGATCGACGATTCTTGCGCTCCCTCCGAATTGCACCTGACGAGTTCGCCGAAGAGGTAGAGTGAGACAGTGACGCGCGGCCTTCCGCCTTCGCATAAAGCTTCGGCGGACTCGCCGTAGCCTTGGCGGAGCCGGTCAGGCCCCGCGTGCCTGTCCTTGGCTCGCCACGCGCTCGGCTGCTCGCCTGACGTCGTCTGGATCGCCAAGATAGTAATGACTACGCGGTGCAAGCGAGCCATCCAGCTCATATACGAGCGGAATCCCAGTCGGAATGTTCAAGCCCACGATGTCGGCGTCTGAAATGTTGTCGAGGTACTTGACCAGAGCGCGCAGACTGTTCCCGTGGGCTGCGACGAGCACACGCTCGCCGCGTTGGATGGCAGGCGCGATGGTCTCGTGCCAATAGGGAAGAAAGCGGGAAACCGTATCCTTCAGCGCTTCGGCCGACGGCAGCTCTTCGGGGCCGAGCGCGTGGTAACGGCGATCGTGCAACGGATGACGGGGATCATCCATCGTGAGGGGCGGTGGGGGGATGTCGTAGCTGCGGCGCCAAATCTTCACCTGTTCCTCGCCGTGTTGCGCCGCCATCTCCGCCTTGTTCAGGCCTTGCAAGGCGCCGTAGTGCCGCTCGTTCAGGCGCCAGTCGCGGTGCACGGGAATCCACATGAGATCCATTTCGTCGAGCGCGATCCACAACGTGCGGATCGCCCGCTTGAGCACGGAGGTGAAGGCGACGTCGAACGTAAAACCTTCTCCTGCGAGCAGGCGAGCACCGCGGCGTGCTTCCTCGACGCCGCCCTCGGAGAGATCGACGTCGGTCCAGCCGGTAAAGCGATTCTCTTTGTTCCACACGCTCTCGCCGTGGCGGAGCAGTACGAGTCGATGCATGGTGCCTTCCGCTTTCAACGACCTTCGTGGCTCGCCTACGCTGCGGCGAGCTGCTTGAGGGCCGCGCGGCCCGCGTACTTGGCGCTCGTGCCCAGCTCTGTTTCGATGCGCAGCAGCTGATTGTACTTGGCTGTGCGATCGCTCCGGCTTGCCGAGCCCGTCTTGATCTGACCAGCACGTGTTCCCACGGCGAGGTCCGCAATCGTGCTATCTTCGGTCTCGCCTGAACGATGTGAGACGATCGTGGCGTAACCTGCCTTCCAGGACATCACCATGGCTTCCAGCGTTTCGGTCACGGTGCCCACCTGATTCAGCTTCACCAGCAGCGCATTTGCGATACCTTGCGCGATGCCTTCTTGGAGAATGGCCGGGTTCGTGACGAACACATCGTCACCAACGAGCTGAACCCGATTTCCCAGCTTGGCCGTGAGGATCTTCCAGCCGTCCCAGTCCTGCTCCGCGAGCCCGTCTTCAATGGAGACAATCGGGTACTGCCGCACCCAGTCCTCGTAGAGTGCGACCATCTCGTCCGATGTGCGCGTCCGGTCCCCCGACTTCTTGAAGACGTACGTGCCGCCGCTCCAGAGCTCACTGGAGGCCACGTCGAGCGCGAGTGAGACCTGGTCGCTGGGCTTCAGGCCTGCGCGTGACACCGCTTCGAGCACCACCTCCAGCGCTTCCTGGTTGGAGCGCAGGTTCGGCGCGAAGCCACCCTCGTCACCAACGCCCGTGCCGAGGCCCTTGTTCTTGAGGATCGCGCGCAGGCTGTGGAAGACCTCTGTGCCCCACCGCAGCGCCTCGGCAAACGAGGAAGCGCCGACCGGCATCACCATGAACTCCTGACAGTCGACGTTCGAGTCGGCGTGCGCGCCACCGTTGAGAATGTTCATCATGGGGACTGGGAGCAGGTTCGGTGCCTCGCCGTCTGCAAGCGCGCGACGCAGCCCGCCGATGTGCTCGTACAGAGGCACGCCGGCTGCTGCCGCCGCCGCCTTGAGTGTCGCCATCGAGACGCCGAGGATCGCATTTGCCCCTAGACGTCCCTTGGTCGGCGTGCCATCGAGATCGATGAGCAGCCGATCCAGCGTCGTCTGATCGACCTCTTTTCCCACGACCGCTCGGGCGATCTCACCGTTGACGTTGCCGACGGCCTTCTGGACACCCTTGCCCAAATAGCGAGACTTGTCACCGTCTCGAAGCTCGAGCGCTTCCCGCTCACCGGTCGATGCGCCGGACGGCACCGCCGCCCGGCCTCCCGCGCCACCCTCCAGCTCTACGTCGACTTCCACCGTCGGGTTGCCTCGCGAGTCGAGAATCTCACGCGCAACCACCTGTCGGATCTTCACACAGCCTCCTTGAAGCCACTAATTTCTACCTGCCTCCGACCTCTAGCCCCGCCCTGCGATCGGCTTCCTCTTCGATCGCAAGCGCCTCCGCAGGAGGTGATACCACGCGGGGCTCATCGTCGGCGGTGACGACGACGACGCCCGTTTCGGTCACGGTGTGGCGCTTGGCGTCCTCCTCGAGGTCGTGGCCGATGCTGGCGCCACGCGGAATGAACACGTCGCGGTCGATGATGGCGCGCCGGATGCGTGCGTGCCGGCCAACCCGTACGCCAGGCATCAAAATACTTTCTTGGATGTGACAGAAGCTATGGACCCGCACGTTCGGGCAGAGCACGCTGCGGTCGACGCGACTGCCGGAAATGATGACGCCGTTCGAGATGACCGAGTCGAGTGCCTGCCCGCAGCGTTTGCCCTCCTCCGCGAAGACGAACTTTGCCGGCGGCGCTTGCATTTGATAGGTGCGAATCGGCCATTCGGGATCGTACAGGTTGAACTCCGGATTCACCTGACACAGATCCATGCTGGCCTCGTAGTAGGCGTCCAGCGTGCCGATATCCCGCCAGTATTTTGCCGCCTTCTTGTTCTCGTCGTAGAAGCGATACACATAGACCGGCACCTGTTCGATGAGCGCCGGAATCACGTTCTTGCCAAAATCGTGTGCCGTCGACCGTGCGGCGTCCTCCTCCAGCGCGCGCACCATCACGTCCGCGTCGAAGACATAAACGCCCATCGAGGCCAGGGCGCCACCGGAGCCGGGTGCAGGCGCCAGGTCCTTTGGCTTCTCGAGAAAGCCGACGACCCGCTCGGTCTCATCCACCCGGAGTATGCCAAAGCGCGACGCATCTGCCACGTCCACCTCGATCGCGGCCAGCGTCAGTGCGGCGCCCTTTTCGCGGTGAAAACGCAGCATCTTCGCATAGTCCATCTTGTAGACGTGGTCGCCCGACAGCACGATGACATGCTGGGGCGCCTCGCGCTCGATCGAATACAGGTTCTGGTAGACCGCGTCCGCGGTGCCGAGATACCAGTTCTCGCTCACGCGTTTCTGGGGGGGAATGATCTCGACGAACTCTCCGAGCTCTTCCGACACGACGCCCCAACCCATCCGAATGTGGCGGTTGAGCGAGAGGCTCTTGTACTGCGTGGCGATGAAGATCCGGCGAAAGCCCGCATTCACGCAGTTGCTCAGCGTGAAGTCGATGATGCGGTAAGGGCCCCCAAAGTAGACAGCAGGCTTCGCGCGCTCTCTGGTCAACGGATAGAGGCGTTCCCCGACACCTCCCGCGAGCACGATGACGAGCGTGTTGTCCTGCATAAGGGCGTGGGGCCAGCGGCGGAAAGGAGCCGCGAATCAGGCGGATGATATCACGGTGAAAAGGTTCAAGGTTCGAGGCGCAGCGTGCGAGGTGCGAGGGCAAGATTCTCGATTGAAAATTCAACGTAAACGGCTCAAGGCCAGCTGGTTACGGGGACCTCGAACCTCGAGCCTTGCCCCTCTTATCTCGAACCTCGAACTTGAACCTTGAACCTTCGTCGAGCGACCGATATGATGAGCCGATTTCGGCGGTTGGAGGAAGATTCATGCTGTCGTTGGCGAGGCTCGTTCGAACGCTCTGGGTGTCCAGCCTGATGTGGGCCATGGTGGCCCTGTCTGCCGCGGCCCAGAACACCGCCCAGCCTCAGACCGGCGCCCAGCCGGCACAAGAGAAACCGCCAGAGCAGCAACAACCACCAGAGGCCGCAGAGCCGGACAAAGCGGTCGTCGAGCAGGTCAAGCCGCTCTACGCGCTGGTCAGCGAGGCCATGAAGAGCGAGACTGCCGGCGCGTCGGCCTGGAATGTCGATCCGAGCGGCAAGCAACCACCAAGCGCCACCACGGCACCGTCCGACCCGACGCTCACGACCGACTTCGTGGGCTTCCCGGACAATCAAGTTTACGTGCCGTTTCAGCTCACGCTCGATTCGCAGGCGATTCCCTCGCCTGCGGTAGCGGTGTATGTGCGGGCCGTTGCGAAGGCGCGACAGGCACCAGGCGGTAGCGAGGCGAGCGCCGCTGGACAACAAGCGACAGAGCAGAAACAGGAACGGAGCGAGGATCAAGCCGGCGAAGATGCCGGCGAGACGAAGTTCCCCTTCGAGGATTATTACGTCGCGACGGCGAAGCAACTCGGGCCGAACGAGCCAAGCGTCCTGAGCGGTTATGCCCTGCTCCCAACCGGTTCATACGATCTCTATGTCGCGCTGCGTGAGCGGGCTGGTGACGCGTCCAAGCCGTTCCAAGCCATTGTCGTGAAGCAGGCGCTAGACGTCCCGGACTTCCTTGGCGGCGACCTCACCACGAGCTCTGTGTTACTCGCCAAGAACATGGAGGAGTTGCCCAACGAGCCCACCCCGCAAGAACGGCACGAAAATCCCTACACTCTCGGCCGGGCGCGGCTCAGCATCGCCGCGGACGGCCTGTTCACGCAGGGAGACGAGGTCAACCTCGTGCTGTTCGTCTACAACTTTGGCACGGACCCCAATCAAAAGCCGGACGTGACGGTCGAGTATCAGCTCTTCGAAAAACAAGGAGAGGCCGAGAAGGAATTCGTGAAGCTGGAGCCTCAAACGTACGACGCATCGACCGTGGATCAGAGCGCCGATCGGCTCGCTGTAAGCTTGAGCTTTGCGGTGTCGGATCTCAAGAAGGACGGCGATTTCCGACTCGTCATCAAGGTGACGGACAATATCAGCGGGAAGTCCCTCACGCGGGATGCCCCGTTCAAGGTCGCGGCGTCGTAGAATAAGGAGGCAGTCCCGGACCGAGGCTCAGGGCTGCACCCTGTCGCCCGGACCTAGGGTCCGGGGGAAAGAGGGGGGTTTCGATGACTCGTCCGCCCGTCCTCGTCGCGGCAGTGATGGTCGGTGTGTTGAGCTCGGCGATCCCGGGCGGCGCGCAGCCGGTCGCCCGCGTGGCGAGGTCGGGCGAGGTGTCGATCTTGTCGCTTCGCACGGCGACGCTCACCTCGGGCCGGATCGAAGGGGTTGTCACAGACGACCGGGGCTCCCCGCTCTCTGGCGTGGCGATATCGGCATTTGGGCCGGACGCCCTCTTCACGCTCAGCGACCCATTAGGGCGATTCTCCTTCTCGGCTGTTCCTGTTGGCATCTATCTCCTGCGCGCTCAGCTGCCTGGCTACGCGGCGTCTCTGCGTGGACGGATCGAGGTCCGACCCTCGACTCCAGTGCGGGAAGTCTTCCAGCTCGCCCCGCTCACCGGCGTGGCAGTCACAGCGCAACCGCGGTCGCTGCTCACAGCGGGGTTTGGTGGGAACACGACACAGCCGAAGGCAGTCGAGCCATCGGCCAATGACGCAGAAGCCGAGACGCCTGACGACAGCGCGCGCGCGTGGCGCTTACGTCACACCAGGCGGTCTGTGTTGCGCAGTGCCGAGGGTGACGTGGTCGTCGCCGGCACCAGCCTCGACGACCCATCCTGGCTCGTCGAGCGGGCCTCACTGTTGCGCCGCATGCCGGGAGCGTCGCTGGGGAACACGGGGCTGTTCGCAAACGACGCCTCGCTGTCCGGTCAGTTCCGTCTGCTGACGGCAAGCCACTTCGCTGGCGACGGTCCGTTCGACTGGCTGACGGCCGAGAACACGCCGCGCGGCGTTGCGTACGGCACGCTTGGTGCGCCGATCGGCCAGAACGGCCGATGGGAAGTGCAGGGGGCGCTCACCAACGGCGACATTTCCTCCTGGATCCTCGCCGGCGCGTACACGCGCGCGCCATCCAGCGGCCACGCGCTCAACCTCGGCGCCTCGTTCAGCGCACAGCAGTACGACGAGGACACGCCTGCCGCGCTTCTCGCAATCGACGAGCAGAGTCGCAGCGTCGGTGTGGTGCACGCCGTCGACCGCTGGATGCTCTCGCGTCGGGCGATGTTCACTTACGGCGCCCGCTACGCCTGGCACGACTACCTCGATCGGGAAGGCCTGCTCAGTCCAACTGCAGCCTTCGTCTTCTCGCCGATGGCCGATACGTGGGTTCGAGCCGCAGTCTCGCAGCAGATGCTGGCGCCTGGAGCCGAGGAGTTCGAGCCGCGCGGCATGACCAGCTTCGTTCTGCCGCCACAACGCACGTTTGCGCCGCTGGGCGCCGACGACAACTTCAGCGTCGAGCGCACACGGCACATCGAGCTCGGCATCGAACGAGAGGTGGCCTCCTTCGTGGTCGGCGTGCGTCGCTTCGAGCAGGCGATCGACAACCAGCTCGTCGCCTTGTTCAACTCCAGCGACTCGCCCGAGCCCATCGACGCTGACCTTGGACACTATCGCGTGGCCAACGCCGGCAATCTCACTGCCGGCGGTTGGGCGTTCAGCGTTGCGCGGCCCGTGGCAGGCCCGGTGCGCGGCGAGGTCGAGTACTCGGTGGCAACGGCCGAGTGGGAAAGCGTTGGTGACAAAGCGCTGCTGCTCCTGTGGGCGCCCGACGCCGTACGTCTCGCCCATGAGCGCATTCACGACGTGACCGCCACCGTTGCCACCGACGTCGCTCGCACCCAGACGAACGTCGTCGCCGTCTACAAGATCAACACCGCGTTCACCGACCGTAACGTGCCGGATGCAGCACCCGGCGTTGCGTATCGCTTCGATGTGCAGGTCACACAGCACCTCCCGTTTCTCACCACGGGCCACACGCGTTGGGAAGCGCTGGTCTCGGTGCGGAACCTGTTCCGCGAAAGCGTCCCCGGCGCCTCTCTCTACGACGAGCTGCTGGTGGTCGGCCCGCCGAAGCGTATGGTGGGCGGGCTGCTGGTGCGATTCTGACCATTCGACTCGTCTGACGGCCCGCCTTCGGCGAGCCGTCAGGCTCGCTCATGGCGAGCGCGCCCTACCAGCCTGTCACCCCATCATCTGCCACCCCGTCAGCCATAACTCTCCTTGATTCAAATTCTTGGACATTCCATACTCGATTCTTGGAGCCGCCTCTGCATCCATCGGGATTGGCGCCTGGAAACGCCCGCGTCTAAAGGTCCCGAGCGGCCGCAGCCAGAGCGGACCGTGGTATGTCCTTTGCTTCCCTGGTAACACGCCCCACAACTCGACCGCTTCCCTGGGTGTTTGGCGGTCTGCTGGTGCGTGTTTCCTCCATGTTGGACCGTCTCTCGCACACCTCGGCGACGCTTCGCGGGCGGTTCGGCCCCTGGGTCCATGGCACGTTGGCTGTCCTCGTGGTGGCCGCCCTGCTGGCGCTGGCCGTGAGCAACTTCTTCGCTCAGGCGACCTTGCGGGCGGTCGAGGATGGTGTGCTCTGGGAGGGGCGTTCCGACGGTGTCGTGGCGATCGAGGTGGCCGCCGATAGCGCCGGCGCGCGCGCCGGCCTGCGGTCCGGCGACATGTTGCTGGCCATCAATGACCAGCCTGTCGAGAATGCCGAGCAGGTTTTCAACTGGCAGCACGGAAGCACGCGGGGCACGCGGCTTCGATATCAGATTCGTCGCGCTAGCGGCCCGAGCATTCAGGAGATCGAGCTCGCCCCGGCGCCGGCTGGTCACCGGTCGGTGTACTTTCCG
Coding sequences within it:
- a CDS encoding ATP-binding cassette domain-containing protein, coding for MGRSALTRRGISGRSRRASGGSCALDFRRRRTRFESSRCTFLSCRRCGSRYPEGTTMALIETRDLWKTYLMGAEEIHALRGVSIEIERGAYVAIMGPSGSGKSTLMNLIGCLDTPSRGTYLLNTKEVSQMDDDELARIRNEEIGFVFQTFNLLPRATALHNVELPLVYAGVGSPDRIQRATAALERVELADRMGHRPNELSGGQRQRVAVARALVNNPSILLADEPTGNLDTKTGDEIMALFDRLHKQGHTIILVTHEPDIAANAQRVINLRDGHIEKDARKAKRAPSRPRGPKTAVDTASNQ
- a CDS encoding methylated-DNA--[protein]-cysteine S-methyltransferase; amino-acid sequence: MTSTLQSVSDMEPGFRDAFARLLGAPSAPTRGDECIVMSWVESPLGLLVAGASTRGLCLLEFSNPRRLATQVASLRQRFQCRLVHGEHALLDQLSDELGCYFAGTLTEFTLPLDSPGTEFQRRVWDTLRRIPYGEMRSYNQIARELDSPGASRAVGHANGLNRVSIVIPCHRVVNADGKLGGYGGGLWRKQYLLDLEQGKRRLILGDQLSPLPGA
- a CDS encoding ATP-binding cassette domain-containing protein; translated protein: MEVCGLVKTYPRGQSLFRRSDDVRVVDRVSFAIDEGEALALVGESGSGKSTTGRCLLRLVEPTDGEVRFRGENVLAFSRQRLRRARREMQMVFQDPYSSLNPRMRVGPIVEEPLIIHALGSRLERQTRVTELFEQVDLDASMTRRYPHELSGGQRQRIGLARALALNPSFIVCDEPVSSLDAPVQAQIVQLLADLQRRLRLTYLFITHDLRLVEHFCARVAVMYRGRIVELASSASLFETPQHPYTRALLSAALGSDPGQRGTRVRFDQTTFDPDTNLREVAQDHWAAI
- a CDS encoding ATP-binding cassette domain-containing protein yields the protein MTRDGQSLLEIDQLTVGFPSPNGWVHVVSEVSLTIARGEVLALVGESGCGKTMTALALLRLTPPPGRILGGSVRFEGRELTTLSEPEMQLVRGARIGLIFQEPMSALNPVLTIGRHIEETLRVHGMTVPDPRTRAVELLTEAAVDDPARRLDQYAHQLSGGLRQRALIALALACRPVLLIADEPTTALDVTIQAEILDLLAQLRKKHGLALLLISHDPDVVAHTADRVAVMQAGRIIEEAPVRTLFEAPQHPYTVDLMRAGRLGGRVTG
- a CDS encoding methylmalonyl-CoA mutase encodes the protein MPNVVDTPADLGPWEYTRDGGYPGRFPFTRGIHPTMYRGRLWTMRQYAGFGTAGESNQRYRYLLSHGVTGLSVAFDLPTQMGYDSDHPLAAGEVGRAGVAIDSIEDMAELFAGIPLDRVSTSMTINATAIILLALSIATARRQGVAPRALSGTVQNDILKEYAARGTYIYPPRPSLRIVTDIFEYCEAELPNWNTISISGYHIREAGATAVQELAFTFSNAIAYVEAARARGLDIDALGQRLSFFFACHNDFLEEVAKFRAARRLWARLMRERFDVTNPRAQQLRFHTQTAGSTLTAQQSNNNIVRVTIQALAAALGGTQSLHCNARDEALALPTEESARIALRTQQIVAHESGVANTVDPVAGAYTIERLTDGIEQQVCEIIDRIDRLGGTLTAIESGLVSREIQESAYAAQQAIEQGETVIVGVNRFCASEPVRPEVLAIDAAIERKQIERVRAVRAGRDQAACRLALEHVARTARDVSNLVPPIVAAVEARATLGEIADTLRSVFGEHQQVSD
- the gpmA gene encoding 2,3-diphosphoglycerate-dependent phosphoglycerate mutase → MHRLVLLRHGESVWNKENRFTGWTDVDLSEGGVEEARRGARLLAGEGFTFDVAFTSVLKRAIRTLWIALDEMDLMWIPVHRDWRLNERHYGALQGLNKAEMAAQHGEEQVKIWRRSYDIPPPPLTMDDPRHPLHDRRYHALGPEELPSAEALKDTVSRFLPYWHETIAPAIQRGERVLVAAHGNSLRALVKYLDNISDADIVGLNIPTGIPLVYELDGSLAPRSHYYLGDPDDVRRAAERVASQGQARGA
- a CDS encoding phosphopyruvate hydratase is translated as MKIRQVVAREILDSRGNPTVEVDVELEGGAGGRAAVPSGASTGEREALELRDGDKSRYLGKGVQKAVGNVNGEIARAVVGKEVDQTTLDRLLIDLDGTPTKGRLGANAILGVSMATLKAAAAAAGVPLYEHIGGLRRALADGEAPNLLPVPMMNILNGGAHADSNVDCQEFMVMPVGASSFAEALRWGTEVFHSLRAILKNKGLGTGVGDEGGFAPNLRSNQEALEVVLEAVSRAGLKPSDQVSLALDVASSELWSGGTYVFKKSGDRTRTSDEMVALYEDWVRQYPIVSIEDGLAEQDWDGWKILTAKLGNRVQLVGDDVFVTNPAILQEGIAQGIANALLVKLNQVGTVTETLEAMVMSWKAGYATIVSHRSGETEDSTIADLAVGTRAGQIKTGSASRSDRTAKYNQLLRIETELGTSAKYAGRAALKQLAAA